A single window of Pontibacillus chungwhensis DNA harbors:
- a CDS encoding monovalent cation:proton antiporter family protein, with the protein MEHGSASLTSLVIVVIAAFLTPIILHRFRLKAIPVVVAEIIVGLIIGQSGFDLVNEGMWLETLSTLGFIFLMFLSGLEIDFSAFAGKKKKETLPGGGEAPNTLVVASSMFLFILVLSLGLSYLFVLAGFIDNVFLMTLIISTISLGVVVPTLKDAQMLRSNIGQIVLLVTVIADLSTMILLAVFVSIYGGEDSSSMWLLLILFGAGVAIYFIGKYFQNRSFVETMSKGTIQIDTRAVFTIILILVGISETVGAENILGAFLAGVVVALLSPNQEMVKRLDSFGYGFLIPIFFVMVGVGINIPKLFQDPKILLLMPLLFIALVIAKMIPALILRKWYSWKEVFATGSILTAKLSLVIAAATIGEKMGLISTRMEGALILVSVVSCLVAPVIFKKLYSHGEETEHVQQVAFIGSNRMTLPVVRELDPKLYETHLYHTKVDKIDDKVSRSCFEINEVEEYDAKLLEELGVFNVDLLVASIGDEQLNAEIALYAKEQGVERVIARAESPELDQKLRENGVEVFSVFLSSKALLKALIIAPNVVDILTNQESYLYQIEMNNEDYDGMYIRNFPFTGDVIMVRIFRDNESIIPHGDTELKIGDQLVVTGSSEYVEELRFDLEFCE; encoded by the coding sequence ATGGAGCACGGTTCTGCATCTCTTACTTCGCTTGTGATCGTTGTCATCGCAGCATTCCTGACGCCCATCATCCTTCATCGTTTTCGTTTAAAGGCCATCCCTGTTGTGGTGGCGGAAATCATCGTTGGACTGATTATAGGTCAGAGTGGCTTTGACTTAGTTAATGAAGGTATGTGGCTTGAGACCTTGTCCACATTAGGATTTATCTTCCTTATGTTCCTTAGTGGACTAGAGATTGATTTCTCCGCCTTCGCAGGAAAGAAGAAAAAAGAAACCCTCCCTGGGGGTGGAGAAGCGCCGAATACACTCGTTGTAGCTTCAAGCATGTTCTTATTCATTCTTGTGCTCTCACTCGGCCTCTCCTATTTATTTGTGTTAGCAGGATTTATCGATAATGTCTTTCTAATGACATTAATCATTTCAACGATTTCATTAGGCGTTGTCGTTCCAACATTAAAAGATGCGCAAATGCTCCGCAGTAATATTGGCCAGATCGTGTTACTCGTTACGGTTATAGCAGACTTATCAACGATGATTCTGCTCGCTGTCTTTGTATCGATCTATGGCGGGGAAGATAGTTCGAGCATGTGGCTTCTGCTCATTTTATTTGGAGCAGGGGTTGCGATTTACTTTATTGGGAAGTACTTTCAGAATCGCTCCTTTGTTGAGACGATGTCGAAAGGGACGATCCAAATTGATACTCGTGCTGTGTTTACGATCATTCTCATCCTCGTTGGAATTTCAGAAACGGTAGGGGCTGAGAATATTCTTGGCGCCTTCTTAGCCGGGGTAGTTGTTGCTTTATTATCTCCGAATCAGGAAATGGTGAAGCGGCTTGATAGCTTTGGATATGGCTTCTTGATCCCGATCTTCTTTGTAATGGTCGGTGTCGGCATCAATATTCCGAAGCTGTTCCAGGATCCGAAAATTCTGCTCCTTATGCCGCTCTTATTCATTGCCCTTGTGATTGCGAAAATGATTCCAGCGCTGATCTTACGGAAATGGTACTCATGGAAGGAGGTCTTTGCCACAGGCTCGATCCTGACGGCGAAGCTTTCTCTTGTGATTGCTGCTGCTACGATCGGTGAAAAGATGGGGCTTATAAGCACAAGAATGGAAGGTGCGCTCATCCTTGTTTCGGTTGTTTCCTGTCTTGTAGCGCCGGTGATCTTTAAGAAGCTTTACTCTCACGGCGAAGAAACAGAGCATGTTCAACAGGTGGCCTTTATTGGGTCAAACCGTATGACGCTTCCGGTTGTCCGTGAACTTGATCCGAAACTTTACGAAACGCATCTCTATCACACGAAAGTGGACAAGATTGACGATAAAGTCAGTCGCTCCTGCTTTGAGATTAACGAAGTGGAAGAATATGATGCAAAACTGCTAGAAGAGCTCGGTGTGTTCAACGTGGATCTTCTCGTTGCCTCCATTGGCGATGAGCAGTTAAATGCAGAGATTGCTCTTTATGCAAAAGAACAAGGAGTTGAACGTGTCATTGCACGTGCTGAATCTCCTGAGTTAGATCAGAAACTTCGCGAAAATGGTGTAGAAGTCTTCTCGGTCTTCTTATCATCGAAGGCCCTCTTAAAAGCACTTATTATCGCACCAAACGTTGTCGATATCTTAACGAACCAGGAAAGCTATCTGTATCAGATTGAAATGAACAATGAGGACTACGATGGCATGTACATTCGAAACTTCCCGTTTACTGGGGATGTGATCATGGTACGCATATTCCGTGATAACGAATCCATCATTCCACACGGGGATACCGAATTGAAAATCGGTGACCAACTCGTTGTAACAGGTTCTTCTGAATATGTTGAAGAATTACGATTCGATTTAGAATTCTGCGAATAA